AGGCGCAGCATGTTGATGAAGGCTTTCGTCGCGCCACAGTCTTTCGCGCGCTGGAGCAGTCCCGGAATGTCTGTGGACAATCCGGGAATCGTAGGCGCGATCCCAATCCCCACCTGGATGCCGGCAGCGGCGAGAATCTTCATCGCTTCGAAACGAGCATTCGGTGAAGGCGCAAACGGCTCGACGGCGCGGGCGGTGTCGTAGTCCGCAAACGGAATTGAAAAGTACACTCCCACGTTCGCGTCTCGCGCCAGGGTTTGGAGCACATCAACATCGCGTCGAATCAGAGCGGACTTTGTAACGATGCCGACCGGATTGCGAAACTCAGCGCAAACTTCCAGACACTGGCGCGTCAATTTGTAATTGGCTTCGAGCGGAATGTACGGATCCGATGTGAACGAGAAAACGATCTGTTCCCCTTTCCATGAAGGCTTCATCAGTTCTTTTCGCAGAAGAACCGGCGCGTTTACCTTTACAACTATCTTCCTTTCGAAATCGGTGCCGGCGCCGAAATCGAGATATTCATGCGTGGGCCGGCTGAAACAGTACGTGCAGCCGTGAATGCAACCCCGGTAACAGTTGATTGAGTGATCAAACGCCACGTCGGGACTGTCGTTGTGGCTGATGATCGAACGGGTTTCAGTTTCTTCGTAGACTTCGATCTTCGCGGGCGGCGGCTCGCCAATCCATTCGACCGAGTGACTAAGCCAGGGATTCGGTGGGTTTGCTATGAAACGCATGTCTGCAATCGTGTCCTATCGGTGAAACGCAGCATAAACGTTCGAACTGAAACTTTCAAGGGTCGGGGACCGTTGACAAAGGTGCGCGAACTGGATAGAAGGTCACAAATCTCGCGGGGTTATCGCGAGACGGCAGCCGGGAGAGGGACTCGAACATGCGAGACGACGAAATTGTTGGCCTAATTGCGGTGTTGGTGATTTCGATGGTTGTCCTGACTGTTTACGTCGGGCTGATCGTCCTGGGAGTGAACATGGCGAGGCGCAAGAATCGTTCGCCGCATTGGTTCTGGTTCGCCGTTCATCCGGTAGGGTTGTTGATTACATTGATCGTGATGGCTTGCCTTCCGCCGTTGCGACGCTGTCCGAATCCGACTTGTCAGCAATCGTCTCACGCGCACGCGCGTCTCTGCGGTTTTTGCGGATTCGATTTTGCGAGTCAAGGATACTTCGCGCCTCAGCAACCTCCGGCATACTTGCCGCCCCGATATTAATTCTTTCGATCACAAAAAAGTCCGACAAGCTTCTCAGCCTGTCGGACTCGGAAAGCATCTTCAGATGCGGGTTACGCCCGCGGCCTCACCGTCACGTATGCCGGACTGCCTCGCCGATTGATGAGCAGCAGCGCAGGTCTATTTCCGGCTTTCTCGATGGCGCCGCTCAAATCCACTGCGGAACGAATCGGTTGCCGGTTTACTTCCTGAATCACGTCACCGCGCGTCAACCCTGCCGCAGCCGCCGGCCCCGCCGCATCCACAGTCTCGACGACGACGCCCTGTGTGCCCGCGGGCAGGCTCAACTCTGAAGCTATTTCCGCTGTCAATGGCATCACGGTCAGCCCTAGTTTTCCTTGATTCGTTGAGCCGGGTTTGATCGACTCTTCTTGTTCGTTACGCGCGGTTTCAGGTTTGAACTCTCCCAGCGTCGCCGTGATTTTTTGTTCGCGGCTGTCGCGGATGAGCGTCAAAGTCACCTGCGTGCCCGGCGCCATATTTGCGATTAGATTTCGAAAGGCATTGCTTTCATTCACCGTCGAGCCGTTCAGCGCAGTGATCACGTCCCCCTGACGAATTCCGGCGCGTTCGGCGGCGCTGGCTTTGAAGACCTCATTGACGATGATGCCTTTCGTCTCAGACATGCCGAGGCTTTGCGCCATGTCCGAATCAACTCGGCGCACGCTAATGCCTAACTGTCCGCGGCGCACGCTTCCCGTCTTGATGAGCTGATCCATGACCGAGCGCACCATGTTCGAAGGAATGGCAAAACCAATTCCGATGTTTCCGCCGGACAGACCGCCAATGATTTGCGAGTTGATGCCAATCAATTCGCCGTTTGTGTTTACGAGCGCGCCACCGGAGTTTCCGCGATTAATCGGCGCGTCAGTTTGGAGAAAGTCTTCGAAGTTGCCGCTGCCGGTTCCCGGCGTCGAACGGCCCTTCGCGCTGATGATGCCCATCGTGACCGTTTGACCGACGTCGAGCGGATTCCCGACCGCCAGGGCCACGTCGCCGACGCGAACTTTGTCTGAGTCGCCCGGGGCTAAGAACGGAAGGCTCGTTTGCGTCACCTTAAGCACTGCTATATCGCTCGGCTGATCTGACCCGACGAGCTTCGCATCAAGGGTGCGACCATCAGTCAGGTCTACTTTGATGTCTTCGGCGCCGTCGACCACGTGATGGTTTGTGATGATGTAGCCATCCGCACTGACAATTACTCCTGAACCAAGCGCGCGCTCGAGCGACTCGCGTGGTTGTTGCGGCTGCTGATCGCGCCGCCGATCGTTAAACCAGTCGCGTAGCGATGGATCATCGAGAAACGGAAATTGTTGCGAGCGCCGCACGCGCTTGTTCGCTTTAATCGTCACCACTGCCGGCGCCACCCGCGCGACTGCGTCCGCATAGGAGTTCTGCGGCGGGGCGTCTGCCACGGGCGCCGAATTTATGGCCGGCGCACCCTGCGAGCCTTTGCAGGCGGCTGAAGAAACTGAGAGGCATACCGCTATTGCGGCGACGCCGAACTTAGTCGCAATCGGTTGGCGAAATAGAAGAACTGAACGCGAAAGGCCCAATGATGTCATAACTCATCTCCCCGGAACGATTTTATGAATTTAGAAGTATGCAGCCCGATTCTAACAGATGAGAGATTAGGGGGAGTAGTTAGGTCCAGCCAGTCGCGGTGGGTCCGTGGATGTTAATTCAGATCGTCAATTTGTAAACCTACCGGCGTAGCGCCGGCGCCTTTGATAGCATCCAGCACTCGCATGACGTCAGCATAGAGAATCGCGCGCGGGGCCTTAATGAAAACGGTCTTTTCTACGCGATCGTTGTCGGGCAAATCATTTCGATCGCGCAATTCGTAACGGAAGGCGCGATTGCGCAGACGCTCTTCGAAAACATCGTGAAGCGCCCCGCTCAACTTAGCTGTGTCAAACACCGAGCCCATGTTAGGCGTGCGGTTGAGCAGGAGCGTCCCGTCGCGGTTAATCGTCACGACTAGTCCCAGCTTCGGCGGTTCGGCGGGCGTTTCGTCCGGCCGGGAAGCCGTCTTCGTTAAAAACCGTGAGGGCTTCAGCGGCGATACCACCATAAAGATGATTAGCATCACCAGCAGAACATCGATTAACGGTGTGACATTGATGTTGGGTTTGGCAGAGTTATCCCTCTCACCTGTCGAGGCGTTCGTTAGCATTCGGTGTGTCCTCCGATCTTCTACTTAGACACAAGCGTGACAGAGAGGTTCCCGTTTTCAACTGGCAAGGGGATCGAACAGAAGCGGAAAGAATTGCCCGTCGATCTTTTCGCCGGACGGAATTGGCGGCAGGCCCTGGAGAAGAGGAGTGTCGGAAGCTGAACACACTCCATCGCGAAACACGTTGAGAACTGCGCCTCGACGCGGATGGTGGCTGCGATTCTCGAACGAGCCGTGCACCATCAGCGGATGATGAAAAGAACATTCGCCGGCCTTCAGTTCAATTGCGACCGGCTTAAATTGTGACTTCTGCTCGGCGCTCAACACGGACTGAATCGCGTTCATGTCGTTCGCGAGGCCGGTGACTGGCAATAGATTCCAGAGATGACTGCCGGGGACGTAATGAACGCAGCCGTTCTCAACGGTTGAATCGTCGAGGCCGATCCAACACGACAAGTGCGCCATCGGCCGCGTCCGCGTCCAATACGAGTAGTCCTGATGCCACGCGACCACGCCGCCATGAGCGGCCGGTTTGCAGAAAAGTTGGTCGTGCCAAAATCTGACTGCGCCATCGATGAGTTGCGACGCAGGCATCACGACCGCCGGGTTCCAAAGCAGATCGTGAAAGCCGGGCGAGATTCGCCACGCACCCAACGCGTGAAAAAGCACCGTCGAAGGATCCGTCGATTCGTTTGAATTAAATTCGTAGAAGAGACGATGGCCCGGATGGCCCGGATCGACCAGCTTTGTTAGGTCGCTCCGCAGCGCTTCGATCTGTTGGTCGTTGAGGGCGCGGATGCCGGCGAGGTAGCCGTTGGCGTGAAAGAACTGAATTTGATCGTCAGTGAGGCGGTACTGATTCCAATCATCGGCCCGCGATGGCAGCGCGAATAGATCCGTGACGGGCCGGTGACGCTTTGAGAGATCCGAGGTCATGGCGCTAACGCATCACTTCATACCATCGATCACAACTCGCGCCACGGTCGGAATGATCTCGCGCTCGTTCGAGTGACCTTCGGTGAATACCGTCAGCACAAACTTCGCGCCGTTGGGCAACTCGACGTAAGCGGTATCGTGACGAGTGGTGCTCGTCCAGCCCGCTTTTGACCAGAGTTTCGCACCGGCGATGCCCTCTAAAGCAATGCCGGTGAATCCATGCCCTTGATCATCCTGGTCTTTCGTCGCGCCGGCGTAATCGCGCTTCAGGAGTTCCATCATTTGTGCGCTGCGGGCTGGGGTGACGGCGCGGCCGGTCACGATTTCCGCGAACAGACGCGCGGTCGCATCAGTCGTGAGCTTGTTTCTGTTCTCGCCCTTCGGGCCGCGCGAGACTTTGTCGCGCCCATACGCGTCTTCGCAGAATGTTTTTTGGTTGATGTTGATGTTCGTGTAGCCGAGCGACGTAAAGTAACGGTTCACCGCATTCCGTTTGTGCTGCCACTCTTCCATTTCCTTGGGCGGCAATTCGAAACCACTCGTCGTCTGCGTCAGGACATCCAGGACGTACTGCGTCGCTTCGTTGCCCGAATCGACAATCATGTCGCGCACCGCGCGCTTGAGTTCGTCGGTCTCCTGAATCTTCTTGTCTTCAAGCCACCGGTGCACGGCAGCAAAGTAAAACAGTTTCACGACACTGGCGGGATAGATTCGTTCGTTACCGCGGAAGCTCGCGGTCACGGGTTTCTGCGGATTGCGCAGGTCAATCAACGTGATCGAAAGCTGACTCTCAGTAAGCTTTTTGTCCGCGAACTTAGCCAGCGTCACCCGCGCCGCTTCATCGACCAGAGCCTGCGGTGTCTGCGGTTTTGGCGGCGCCTGCGCCGGGCCGCTCTGGGGACGGGCGAGTAAAGAGGTTAAGACAAGTGACAAAACAACGGTAGTTTTGATGCGTTTCATTGTTGTTACCTGTAAAGGGGGAAGCTATTCGCCCTGGCCGCGTTGAGCCAAACGCGTCCATAGCCAATAAACGGGAAGTCCGGCAGCGATCAAGACGACGCCGGAGATCGCCGGATTGCGAGCGAGTACGCCAAGGCCTGAGAGCACGTTACCGCTCGCGATCGAACTCAACCCGCTTACAAAGTCTCCACGCGCGCCGAGAAGCGTGCTCGCCAAAATCAAAGTAGCGGACAAGATGAAGAGGATCGGCACCACCGGATAACCCAGCACGCGATAAGGTCGCTCGGCGTCCGGCATCTTGCGGCGCAGCACAAACACGCCCGCGGTGCAGAGCACGTAGAAGATCATCAGCCCGAAGATCGCGTAGTCCGTCAGCGTGTCGAACGAGGATGAAAAGACGATAACGAGGATGCAAGCCCAAACTGCCTGAACGATTAGTGCGCCAGTCGGCACATGCGTGCGCGGCGAGACGTGTGAAAGGCTGCGGGGGAACAGTCCGTCGCGCGCCATCGCGTAGGGTACGCGCGCGCCCGTCAGAATCGATGTGTGCAGCGTGCCGAATGATGAAGAGAGTAACGCCGCAGCAATGAATGTAATCGCGACAGGGCCGAGGAACCGGCGCGCAACCTCGGTAGCTACCGACGAACTGGTCGAAACGCTCGCGACATCAGTTGGCGACATGACGTAGAAGTACGCAAGATTCACAAACAGATAAAGCGCCATGATCAGAAGCGTGCCGCCAATCAGCGCGCGCGGAAGATTACGGCTCGGGTTCTGCACTTCGCCGGAAACGAGCGTGACATTGTTCCAACCGTCATAAGACCAAAGCGCGCCGAGCATCGCCGCCATGAATCCGCCAAATCCAATCTGTGCCGCCGCGCTCACGTTTTGGCAAGTCCCCCCGGCGTTCGCCATTGTCAGATGCGACCAGTCTGCGCCGTCGGCCAACAGAAATGCGCCAATGCCGATGACCAGCACGAGCGCGACTTTGACGGCAGAGAGAATCGAAGCGACGCCGCCGCTGACTTTCACGGCCAGACAATTGATTCCGGTGACGATCAGGATTGAAGCAAGCGCGATGATCTGAACCTTGCCGAAGGGAATCGCGTAACCGAACACATTTGCGGAAAAGAAATCGCCGCCGAGGCGTCCGCCGATCATCGTGTTGAGGAAAAGCGCGAGTTGCACTCCGAGCGCAGCCTGCGAACCGGCTTTGCCGATGAAGAATGACATCCAGCCGTACAGGAACGCCCATGGCCGGCCGTACGCTTCGCGCATGAAGACGTATTCGCCGCCCGCGCGCGGCATCATTGCGGACAGTTCGGCGTAACTGAGCGCGCCCGCCAGCGAAAGCAGCCCGGCGATTACATACACTCCGAGGACTCGGCCCGGCGTGCCGACGTTGCAAGTCATCACGCGCGCTTTGAGGAAGACGCCCGTGCCGATGACGTTGCCGACGACGACTGACATCGCCGCGATCAGCGTCAAGCCGCGCACTAATTGACCGTTAGTAGGTTTCAAGTTTCAAGTTTCAAGTTTCAAGTTCGCTCCTTGAACCTTTCCTTTCAGACCGGATTTTTTCAGATAGTCCATGAGACCAGCCAGCATCTTGCTGATTTCAGTGACAGTAAGATTTAGCGTGGAGAAGATGTCTCGAGTTATATACGATTGGTCGAGCGCTACATAGAGTTGGGATCTGACTTCTCCTGCTGATCCTTTTGCGATAGCTAAAAAGCGGGTGAATTCGCCGGAACCATTTCGCTCGAAACCTTCCGCAATGTTCGACATTATTGAGACACTTGCGCGGCGGATTTGATCCTTTAGGGCGAAGTCTCTCGAAAACTCTTTCTGCGACGTCAATCCGTAAATTTCCTTCGTTAGTTGGCGAGACTTTTGCCAGGCAGCAATGTCCTCAAATCTCTTAAACGTTGACATAGAACACCTCGGGAGAAGGATGAAAATGCCAGTCTTAACTTGAAACCTGAAACTTGGAACTTGAAACTTAGTTACCACACCTCGTTAAATAGCAGATCTTCGTACGAGTCCCGCTTTCGAATTACGTCCGCTTGGCCCCCGGCGCGCACCATCACCGCCGCGGGCAGTGGCCGGCCGTTGTACGGAAACATTTGCGAGAACGAGTACGCGCCCGCATTCAATAGACCGAGCACTTCGCCGGGCTTCACTTCGAGCGGCAGCCGGCGGTAGTCAGGCAGGCGGCCGTGTCGTTCGATGTCGAAATAAACATCACCGGAATCGCATAGCGGACCCGCGACTTTGTACTGCGCATCCAGCGCATCACACGCACGCGACGCCGAAACCAGGTGGTAATACCACTTGTAATTGTTCATCGACAAAAGCAGGTTGTAGCCCGCGTCAGTCAGCAACCACACGTCGCCCGTTTCCGGACGCTGTTTGATGTTGCGGACTTTCGTCAGCAGGACTCCCGTGTCCGCAATGATGCTACGCCCCGGTTCTAAGAGGATCGTGACTTTATCGAGCAGATGTTCCGCCTCGACATCGCGTGCGGACTCGCGAGCCACGCGCAACGCCTCAGTCAAAACAGCCGAGGGTTCGAGGTCCGCGCCCAGCATGTCGCGCTCATGTTCCGGCAATTCATCAGAGTGTGATCGGTCGCGTAAGTAATTCACCGGAATGCCGCCGCCCAGATTGATGTGCTCGAGCGTGTGGCCGGTCTCGCGATAAATCGTCATCAGGTGGTTCCACATGCTCTTGAAAGCTTCGGCGAATGGCTCAACGTCCGGCGTCTGCGAGCCCACGTGAATGTGAATGCCGCAAACATGAACCAGATCGGGATGCTGTAAGCCGCGTCGAAACGCGTCGAGCACTTCTGACGAAGAGATGCCAAACTTTGAAGTCAGCAACGCAGTCTGTAATCCAAGATGCGAGCGTGTGCCAATCTCCGGCACCAGACGCAGCGCGACTCGCGCGGGCGGCAGACCTGAGTTCAATTCCGAGCGCGCGCGCCGCACGGCGTCCTCGACCAACTCGATCTCGTAAATCGAATCAACGTTGATGGCGTAGATGCCCGCACGCACTGCTTCGTCCAGTTCTTCATCCGTCTTGCTCGTGCCGTTGAAGATAATCTGGTCGGGACGAAAACCGGCGCGCAGGGCCTTAAAGAGCTCGCCACCGCTATTCACTTCGATGTCGATGCCTGCGTCGCGCACGGCGCCCAGCACGGACATGTTGGAATTTGCTTTTGAGGCGTAGCAAAACTTGATGGGCCGATCGACTGTTTTTGCCGCCGCCTGCAGACGTGCGATGTTGGCGCGAATGCGCGGCTCAGAAAAGACAAACAGAGGCGAGCCGTATTTGTGGGTGAGCGCGGTGGCGTCAACGCCGCTAATGAAAAGGTGATTGTTCTCGCGCGCTTCGAGAAATCCTGGAATCGTCCAGGCAGGCGCTGTCATTACTGATGGCATAAGAGTTCAGTTTCAAGTTTAAAGTTTCAGGTTTCAAGTTCGCCGGTCAAACTTAAGACTTGAAACCTGGAATTTAAAACTTCGCAGCTTACAACTGCGCGATCATCTCTGCGGGATTCCAATAGGCGCGCACCGTTTGAATCTTTCCGTCTGCGTTTACTTCAAACACGTCGACGCCTTCGAAGTTCACGTTCTTGCCGTTCGCGCTCGTCCCTTTTCCTGTCCACTTAACGGCTGCGCCATCGCCGGCTACGAAAATGGAATCTTCGGTTAAAGCCGCGCTCTTGAAGTTCTTAAAGATGGAATTGAAGAATTCGCGAATCGCATCCCGTCCGGTGACGCCTGGCGAGCCCACCGGATCATAAGTCGTGCCGTCTGCGGCGAAAGTGTTGGCGATGGCTTCCGGGTCCATGGCGCGAATCGCCAAGAAGTATGCGCGCACGGCGCGTGAGACTCTTTCCGGGTCAACCTGTTCGGACATCAATTCTTCTCCGCGTATCTGCATTGCGCGCGAGACGCGCGCGCACCGCTCAGCCGGGCTGTGTTTTCGCGCGCTCCTTTTCCACGAGGACGCGACGCAGGATTTTTCCTGAAAGCGACTTCGGAATCTGATCGATGAACTCAATCTCGCGAATCTTCTTGTACGGTGCGACGCGAGCGGCGACGTAGTCCTTTATTACTTCAGGCGAGGCCTCGGTCTTCAGCACGATAAACGCTTTCGGCACTTCGCCCGCTTCATCGTCCGGGAAGGGAATGACGGCCGCGTCAGCAACCGCCGGATGCGTTACAAGCACGGCCTCGAGTTCCGCCGGCGCTATCTGGAATCCCTTGTATTTGATCAGTTCCTTAACGCGATCGACGATGTAAAAGTGCCCGTCTTCATCGGCGTAACCGATGTCCCCAGTGTGCAGCCAGCCATCCCTGTCAATCGTGCGCGCGGTCGCCTCAGGATTATTGAGATAGCCGATCATCACCTGCGGACCGCGCACGCACACTTCGCCTTCCTCATTCGGACCAAGTTCAGCGCCGGTCGCCGGATCGACGAGTTTGCATTCAGTGTTGGGCGCGGGCGGACCAATCGAGCCCAGCTTCATCTTTGACGAATCAGCCGGACTGCTGTGGGTCACGGGACTGGTCTCAGTCATACCATAACCCTGGCGAATGGTGCAGCCGATGCGCGCGATGCATTCGCGCGTTAACTCGGCGCCCAGCGGGGCGGCCCCGGAAAAGATGGTCTTCAAAGTTGAGAAGTCGTAATTGTCAATGACCGGATCCTTCGCCAGCTTCAGAATAATCGGCGGCACGATGTGCGAAAGCGTCACGCGATACTTTTGAATGTGGTCGAGGAACTGTTCGAGATCGAAACGCGGCATCGTCACCACGGTCGCGCCCATATGCAGGCCCATGTTGAGCACGACGACGAGACCATAGATATGAAAGAGCGGTAGCACGCAAAGCAGAACGTCGTCCCGATTAAAGTAATCGAGCCCGTCCATCTGACGCATGTTCGCCACCAGGTTGTGATGCGTGAGCATCACGCCTTTTGGCAAACCGGTCGTGCCGCTGGAATAAGGCAATGCCACCAGGTCCTCGCGGGGATTGATTTCGACTTTGGGTGGATTGCCGTCGCTTTCAAGCAGCGCCGCGAACGGCTGCGCGCCTTCCGCTTCGCCAAACACAAACAGCTCTTCAATGTTTGCGGTTACGGCTGCCTCGCGCGCTTTCTCAATGAATGGCGGCGCGGTCACCAGGATCTTCGCGCCCGCATTCTTCAGTTGCGCCGCGGCCTCTTCGGCGGTGTACAGCGGATTCAGTGTCGTGTTGATGCCGCCGAGCATGGCGACCGCATGAAACAGAACGCCATATTCGGGACAGTTAACGCTGAAGATCCCCAGCACGTCACCCTTCTTGAATCCTCGCTGCGCCAGGCTGGCGGCCACGCGGCGGACTGCGTCCTCTAGTTGTCCGTAGGTGAGCACGCGGCCGCTCGGGCCGTCGATAAGCGCCGGCTTGTCTTTGATCTGCTGCGTCGAGCCGAAGATGAAATCGGTGAGGGAAACTTCAGGGATCGTGACGTCAGGATATGGTCCGCGAAAAATCATGTTCGGAGTGCGCCGGCTTGACGGCGCTTTGTTTTGCGCATCGGCTTTAGAAAGCGGCGTCAAGCCGCCGCACTCCAAGACGAAAGCCGCGCCACTATACACGATTCTGCTGACCAAACGGCAGCAAAGATGTATAGTGTCGCAACTCAAATCATGGCCCGCGCTGACCGACCACTTAACATCATTTGTTTCGCGACCTTTTTCAAGGGCAGCGACTTTATGTCCGAGTGCAAGGCGCAGGGCTGCAACGTCATCCTCGTCACGAAAGAGAAGATGCTGAACGAGGATTGGCCGCGCGAGGTGCTGGATGAAGTGTTCGCGCTGCCGAACGATGCGCCGGTCGAGTTGTTTCTCGATCTGGTGGCCCACCTCGCGAAGACGCGTCCGGCCGATCGCATTGTCGCGCTGGAAGAGTTTGACGTAGTCGTGGCGGCACTGGCGCGCGAGCACTTGTGCCTGCCGGGCATGAGTAGCTCAATCGCGAAAACGTTCCGCGACAAGTATTCGATGGCCTGTAAAGCGCGCGAAGCAGGATTGACAGTTCCCGAGTTCGTGCCGGCCATCAACCACGATGAGATTGCCGAGTACCTGAAGCGGGTGCCGCCACCGTGGGTTTTGAAGCCTCGTTCGGATGTATCCGCGATTGGCATTCGCAAACTCGACAACGCTGACGACGCCTGGAAGGCCATTGATGAACTGAACCAGCGCGAAGCTTTGCGCGAGCGGGCTTCGTATCACGTGCTCGCGCGTTTCATCCCGGGCGAAGTCTTTCACGTGGATTCGCTGGTCAGCAATGGACGTGTCGCTTTCGCCGGCGTGAACAAATATGGCCGGCCGCCTTTGCAAGTTGCTCACGGCGGCGGCGCGTACATTTCGCAGACTATTCCGCACAACTCGCGCGAAAAGAAAAAACTGTTAGAGATTAATCGACGCTTGATCAAAGCGATGCGCATGGAGATCGGAGCCACGCACGCCGAATTCATCCAGAGCGAAGCCGATGGCGAGTTCTATTTTCTTGAGATCGCCTCGCGCGTCGGCGGCGCCTACATTGCCGACGTTTTAGAGGCGGCTTCGGGAATAAATTTGTGGCGCGAATGGGCGAAGCTCGAGGTCAACGGCGCCAGTCACGGAACACGTTTGCGCCCGCGCCGGGAACACGCCGGGATCGTTCTCTCGCTCGCGAAGCAGGAGTTTCCCGACACGTCAGCCTATGATGATCCGGAGATCGCCTATCGGGTGAAGAAAAAGCATCACGCCGGATTGATCGTGCGCTCGAAGAGCGAGGAGCGCGTGACTGAGCTACTCAACGATTACGCGCGTCGCTTCGAAAACGATTTCATCGCCGTACTGCCGCCGCTTGAGAGGCCTGAGTGATTCCCCATGTCCGTCCCGCCCCATTGGTTCGAAACTTTTTTCCACGGTATCACGCTCGACCTTTGGCGCCGGGCGATTCCTCCGGAACAGGCAACGGCTGAAGCTGACTTCCTGATTCAAAACCTGAAGTGTGAGCCGGGCGCGCGCGTACTGGACGTCCCGTGCGGCAATGGCCGGCTGGCTTTTGAGTTGGCGAATCGTGGCTATCGAGTCACCGGGATAGATCTCGCGGAGGAGTTTATAGAAGAGGCACGTGCGCGCACGGCTGAACTTACAAACCCACCCGCTAACGCAGGTGGTTCTGACCTCAGCGCGTCAGTTGAGTTCATTCTAGGCGACATGCGGCGTATCGAGGGCCTTGGCGTTTACGATGGCGCGTTCTGCTTCGGAAACAGCTTCGGATTTCTCGAGTACGCCGACATGGAGCAGTTTCTGGCCGGCATCGCGCGTGCTCTAAAACCCGGTGCACGGTTCCTGGTCAACACCGCAATGGCTGCCGAATCCGTGTTGCCGGATTTTGAAGAGCAGAGTTGTCACGAAATGGGCGACATCGTCATGACGATTAAAGAACGATACGTCGCTGAGGAAAGCTGCGTCGACAGCGAATACATCTTTGAGCGCAACGGCGAGACCGACTCACGCAAAGCGAAGCACTGGATTTACACAGTCGCGGAAATTCGCAGGATGCTGGAGCGCTCGGGATTCGAGATTTTGAATTGCTTCGGTTCGCTGAAGAGTGAGCCGTTCAAGCTTGGCTCGCGTGAATTGTTTGTGGTGTCGGAAGTCCGTGTCTGAGGTACGCACGCCTCTGGCGTGCTAAGCAGGCCGGAGGCCCGCGTAGCTATACCCGGTGAATCCCCCAGATGTCCACTTCCAACTCTTCCGCGTAATTCAACACCGGCTCTCCCGAAGGCGAAGGCAATCCCAACGTTTCGATCATCGTAGATGAATAGGCGTTCATCGTGGCTTTCTGCAAAGGCCAAGGCGGATGATGAATGCGCGCGCGGTAGAGCTCGCCATCATCTTCGGAATACAGGCAGTAGCGTTCAGTTAGAAAGAACTCGAGCGAGCCGGGATGAGAGTAGGGAACCGTCTTGCCGACATTCCACGAGCCTTTGAAACGCGCGGGCGGTTCATCGGTGCGCTCGAGCGCGTAATCAATCGTCTTACTCCGCTGTTCGAGATCGATGTCCGCGTTGAAGTACGGCAGGTGATAAAACGCGCGGGCGGCCAGCACCGCTGCGACACTGTTACAGTCGAGCGAAAAGAACCAGACGC
The sequence above is drawn from the Pyrinomonadaceae bacterium genome and encodes:
- a CDS encoding Do family serine endopeptidase, encoding MTSLGLSRSVLLFRQPIATKFGVAAIAVCLSVSSAACKGSQGAPAINSAPVADAPPQNSYADAVARVAPAVVTIKANKRVRRSQQFPFLDDPSLRDWFNDRRRDQQPQQPRESLERALGSGVIVSADGYIITNHHVVDGAEDIKVDLTDGRTLDAKLVGSDQPSDIAVLKVTQTSLPFLAPGDSDKVRVGDVALAVGNPLDVGQTVTMGIISAKGRSTPGTGSGNFEDFLQTDAPINRGNSGGALVNTNGELIGINSQIIGGLSGGNIGIGFAIPSNMVRSVMDQLIKTGSVRRGQLGISVRRVDSDMAQSLGMSETKGIIVNEVFKASAAERAGIRQGDVITALNGSTVNESNAFRNLIANMAPGTQVTLTLIRDSREQKITATLGEFKPETARNEQEESIKPGSTNQGKLGLTVMPLTAEIASELSLPAGTQGVVVETVDAAGPAAAAGLTRGDVIQEVNRQPIRSAVDLSGAIEKAGNRPALLLINRRGSPAYVTVRPRA
- a CDS encoding amino acid permease gives rise to the protein MKPTNGQLVRGLTLIAAMSVVVGNVIGTGVFLKARVMTCNVGTPGRVLGVYVIAGLLSLAGALSYAELSAMMPRAGGEYVFMREAYGRPWAFLYGWMSFFIGKAGSQAALGVQLALFLNTMIGGRLGGDFFSANVFGYAIPFGKVQIIALASILIVTGINCLAVKVSGGVASILSAVKVALVLVIGIGAFLLADGADWSHLTMANAGGTCQNVSAAAQIGFGGFMAAMLGALWSYDGWNNVTLVSGEVQNPSRNLPRALIGGTLLIMALYLFVNLAYFYVMSPTDVASVSTSSSVATEVARRFLGPVAITFIAAALLSSSFGTLHTSILTGARVPYAMARDGLFPRSLSHVSPRTHVPTGALIVQAVWACILVIVFSSSFDTLTDYAIFGLMIFYVLCTAGVFVLRRKMPDAERPYRVLGYPVVPILFILSATLILASTLLGARGDFVSGLSSIASGNVLSGLGVLARNPAISGVVLIAAGLPVYWLWTRLAQRGQGE
- a CDS encoding radical SAM protein; translation: MRFIANPPNPWLSHSVEWIGEPPPAKIEVYEETETRSIISHNDSPDVAFDHSINCYRGCIHGCTYCFSRPTHEYLDFGAGTDFERKIVVKVNAPVLLRKELMKPSWKGEQIVFSFTSDPYIPLEANYKLTRQCLEVCAEFRNPVGIVTKSALIRRDVDVLQTLARDANVGVYFSIPFADYDTARAVEPFAPSPNARFEAMKILAAAGIQVGIGIAPTIPGLSTDIPGLLQRAKDCGATKAFINMLRLPGSVGPYFEQRLREKLPTKADRVLNRIRDARGGKINSSVFHDRMRGKGQYWNAQEKLFEVYCRKLGFNEHRVGSETHANTNTFRRPTAQGSLFY
- a CDS encoding phytanoyl-CoA dioxygenase family protein, encoding MTSDLSKRHRPVTDLFALPSRADDWNQYRLTDDQIQFFHANGYLAGIRALNDQQIEALRSDLTKLVDPGHPGHRLFYEFNSNESTDPSTVLFHALGAWRISPGFHDLLWNPAVVMPASQLIDGAVRFWHDQLFCKPAAHGGVVAWHQDYSYWTRTRPMAHLSCWIGLDDSTVENGCVHYVPGSHLWNLLPVTGLANDMNAIQSVLSAEQKSQFKPVAIELKAGECSFHHPLMVHGSFENRSHHPRRGAVLNVFRDGVCSASDTPLLQGLPPIPSGEKIDGQFFPLLFDPLAS
- a CDS encoding biopolymer transporter ExbD, whose translation is MLTNASTGERDNSAKPNINVTPLIDVLLVMLIIFMVVSPLKPSRFLTKTASRPDETPAEPPKLGLVVTINRDGTLLLNRTPNMGSVFDTAKLSGALHDVFEERLRNRAFRYELRDRNDLPDNDRVEKTVFIKAPRAILYADVMRVLDAIKGAGATPVGLQIDDLN
- a CDS encoding four helix bundle protein; amino-acid sequence: MSTFKRFEDIAAWQKSRQLTKEIYGLTSQKEFSRDFALKDQIRRASVSIMSNIAEGFERNGSGEFTRFLAIAKGSAGEVRSQLYVALDQSYITRDIFSTLNLTVTEISKMLAGLMDYLKKSGLKGKVQGANLKLET
- a CDS encoding serine hydrolase, coding for MKRIKTTVVLSLVLTSLLARPQSGPAQAPPKPQTPQALVDEAARVTLAKFADKKLTESQLSITLIDLRNPQKPVTASFRGNERIYPASVVKLFYFAAVHRWLEDKKIQETDELKRAVRDMIVDSGNEATQYVLDVLTQTTSGFELPPKEMEEWQHKRNAVNRYFTSLGYTNININQKTFCEDAYGRDKVSRGPKGENRNKLTTDATARLFAEIVTGRAVTPARSAQMMELLKRDYAGATKDQDDQGHGFTGIALEGIAGAKLWSKAGWTSTTRHDTAYVELPNGAKFVLTVFTEGHSNEREIIPTVARVVIDGMK